The window TATTTAATCTCAATTGTTCCACCGTTTTTCTTGTGTTTTACTTCCACTTTCGTATGAAAATAGTTTTCAAGTTCTTCTTCAATGTCTTTAATAAATACGGATTTATCTTCTTTTTTCGGCTGAATATTACTACCTTTATTTAATTTTTTTATCAAGTCTTCAGTTTGTCTTACTGTTAATTTTTTTTGTAAAATTTTTCTGAAAACTTCCAGTATCGTTTCTTTATCGTTCAGGCCGAGAAGGGCTCTGGCATGTCCTTCAGATATCGAGCCTTTTTCAAGCGATTTAAGAATCTCATCCGGAAGAAAAAGGAGTCTCAGGCTGTTTGCCACGGCACTTCTGCTTTTTCCCACAACTGCTGCAACCTGTTCCTGACTGTAACCGTATTTTTCCATCAGATTCTTGTATGCTGCCGCCAGTTCGTGTGGATTGAGATTTTCCCTTTGAATGTTTTCTATTATTGCGAGTTCCAGTTTTTCCTGCTCATCCTTTATGTCCCGGACGACAACCGGCACTTTTTTTAAGCCTGCAAGTCCTGCGGCACGCCACCGTCGCTCACCTGCAATCAGTATAAATGTGTTTTCGAATTTACCTACTATCAGAGGCTGGATTACCCCTTTGCTTTTTATTGATTCCACCAGGTCATTTAGTGACTCCCGGTCGAAATTTTTGCGGGGCTGTTCGGGGTTGGGTTTAATATCCGAGATATCAAGTTCCACTACATTCTTTGTTTCCGCTTCACTTTTTGGTATTAAAGATTCCAAACCTCTTCCCAGAGGACTTTTGTTTTTCATAATCTTTTCAGTATCTCCCTTGCCAGTTCTATATAACTTTCCGAACCTTTTGACCTTATATCATAGGAAAAAATAGGTTTTCCATAGCTTGGTGCTTCACTAAGTTTTACATTTCTCGGAATAATAGTATTAAATAGTTTCTCTTTAAAATAATCTTTCACCTGAGTATGCACTTCTCTGGACAGGTTATTTCTGTGGTCATACATTGTCAATAGTATACCCTCCATTTCTAAATCCGGATTCAGGTTGTCTTTAATAAGATTTATAGTATTTATGAGCTGACTCAAGCCTTCCAGTGCATAATATTCGCATTGCAGCGGTATCATTACTGAATTGGATGCTGTAAGCGAGTTTATTGTCAGCAGCCCCAGAGAAGGAGGGCAGTCTATAATAATGATGTCATATTTATCGGTAATATTTTTTAAAGATTTTTTCAGTCTGGATTCCCTTGAAATTACTGTCACCAGTTCAACTTCAGCTCCGGTTAGTTCAATTCTGCTGGGTGCTATAAAGAGCTGATCAATTTCTGTATCTGAAATAATACTTTCAATCGGGGTGTCACTGATAATGACATCGTAGATACTTGCCTTCAGCTTGGAAGGTCTGAACCCCAAGCCGCTTGTGGCATTGGCCTGGGGATCCATATCGATTAAAAGTACTTTAAGCTCAGCAAAAGCAAGAGCGGCTGCAAGATTTACAGCAGTTGTTGTTTTGCCCACGCCGCCTTTCTGATTAGCTATAGCTACTATTTTTCCCATAACCGTAGAATTCTAATGAAATGCCTGCCAAAAATCAAGTCTTTTAAAATCTCTGACGTCACCCAATTTTTCGCAGCAAATTTTGGCAATGTGAAGTTTAAACCTTAACGTACAATAAAAAAAGGTCACTGAAGTGCAACCGCGCACTGAGCAATATTATGCAGTTTTAGTGCGCGGAAATATTTTTATTTTTCCAGCATATCTTTTGCAAGTTTCAGACTGCGCTGCAGTCTTCTCATGCTGTTTGCCAATAACCCGATTTCATCATTGGTTTTAATATTATTTTCAACATCGAGATCCCCGCCGCTCAAGCTGTCAGCAATCTCCGATAGTTTGATAATCTGATTTCCAAGTGCTCTGGTGAATAGGTATATTGTGGGAAGAACAACAAGAATTATAACTATTACTGCAATCAGCATAAGGTTTCTTACTTTTATAATCTGTGCATATGCCTCCTTGCTGGACTGCGCCACAACAAGTTTCCAGTCAAATACGGTTTTTTCAACTTTTGCCACATACTGAGTGCCGGTTTTGTCGGTAAAATGGTAAAAACCGGAGAGATTTCCTTCATCCTTGCTTTTTAATTTATAGGGTAACTGTTGCATTTTTCTGGTAAATGCAGGATTTTTATGGGCAAGAATGTAGTTCTTATTATCAAGCAAGAAGGCATAGCCGGTTTTGCCACGTGACCAGTTTGTCACATATTGGGAGATTTCTTTCAACGTCATGGCTACGGCTAAAACACCGACCCTCCTGCTATCTCTTTTTATAGGTACAGAGAGAACAAGAGCAGGTTTACCGCTGGTTTTTCCTATTAGTCTTTGCCAGGATCTGGGTTCGCCCTCTCTTATTCCTTTAACATATTTTCGGTCACTGTAATCTTTTAAGGGGTTATTATCACTTCGTGCTATATTGTTGCCCCGGATATCAGTGGAAAAAGCCAAATATACCCAGGGGTATTTTTCAGGGATTTTTTCCAGTATTTTTTTCTGCTGGGCAGGGTTCATATTTTTAAACTCTTCCATAGATGCCAGAAGATTTAACTGTCTGAAATTAAAGTTTATCCATGTTTGAAGATAATTGGATAAATCCTTCGATGTATCTGTTAGTATTTTTTCTGTATTCTGTATCATGTTTTTTGAAAAATAACTGTAGGTTCTAACCCAGATAGCTATAATAATACCGAAAGATATGAGGAAAATAAGAAGTATTTTAGCTTTTACGCTAAAAAATTTTGATTTTTCAATTTCATTCATTTTAGACACTTGACTTTCAGCCATTTTACTCCCCTTCTAAATATTTGTTTATTTCATTTAAATAACTTGCTTTATCTTCTTCATCCGCAATATATTTTGTGTATGATATAAGTTTGTCCCCAAAAATTCTTTTGTCTGTTGTGGAAAGAAGATCTTTTTTTACGGCAGGAACAGACAGAGGACCCAGATATTTCTTCAGAATGGCATTCAGATTTTCATCCAGTTCCAGATTGTTGTGATGTTTGGAATTATTGGCCTCTTTTGAAGAAATGCCCAATACAGAAAGATCAAAATCGGGCGGATGCACTATACTGACATAATTGTTTTTTAAAAAGTCCTTTATTATTTCCACAGCATCGCTGTCACTGATGCCAAGTTTACTTATTATATCGGACACTTTTCTTTTTCCGTCAAGGTGAAGAAAAAATCTTCGTGTTAAAATATCATTGTATTTTATTTTTGAAAGCTTGACGTTTTTTGAGAGAACTATCTCCCCTGTATCTTCAATCATAAGTATTAGTTAGCACACAGTTATAAAAATATCAAGCTTTAAATCAGCAAAATATCGTTATATTTCTAAGTAGGGTGATTTTATTGCAAAGAAGGTTTCTGGTTTAATATTCAGTTAACTTTTTGCTTTTTAATCAATTTTGCTATGCATTCTATATGATATGTTCCAGGGAACAGATCAAGAAGGTAGAATTTATCCATATAGTAGTGCTCGCCAATTCTGTGGATGTCCCGGGACATTGTCATAGGATTACAGGAAACATAGATGAAACTTTCCGGTTTTTTTCGTTTTATAAATTCTGTTACGTTTTTTCCCATTCCTTTTCTGCCCGGATTGGCGAGGATTGTATCAAATGAAACTGAAATTCTGAGAATATTTCTGTCTACATCTTCCTTTTGAAAGCATGCGTTGGGAATTTTAGCTTTTTTTGCCAGTGATACTGATTCTCCGGATATTTCATAAGCGTTTATGTGTTTTGCTTTCACGGCCGCAGCCAGGGTTAAAAATCCTGATCCGGCGTACAGTTCCAGCAAACGGCTGCCCTCCGGGATCATATCTGCGACAGTTTTTTGAAAATCATCCGTGAGAAATCTGTTGGATTGTGAAAAACCGTTGAAACCGGTATAAAATGTTCCGAATGCAGTTTTTACAGGGATGCATTTTGCACCCTCTATGCCGGCCGGTGTTGAAATCCCGTCAAATATTTTCAGTAATTGTTCTCTGGTGCTGTTGCTGAAATTACAGTCTGTTTTCAGCAGTGCTTTGTTTTCTTCATTTTCAATTACATATATTTTCCCGTCTTTGATTTTGTCTGTGTAATCTTTTAGTGCGTTAATTTTACTCATTAAAGAAGGTTTCATTACAGGGCATTCTTCTACCTGGACTATGTCATGACTTTTGGGCTTGAGAAAACCGATTTTTCCGTTTTTCACTTTTATATTTACTCTGAACCTATAATTCAAAGGTTCATTTGAAAGAAAACTGTCTATCTTGAAATCTTCACGTTTTCTGAAAGCGTTTTTGACAATCTGTTTTTTTATTATTATCTGGGAGTCATGATTTATATGTCCAAAAAGACAGCTGCCGCATTCCCCGATATGCCGGCAGTATTTTTCACCGCGGTGATCTGAATAGCTGTTGATTTTCAGCAGCCTGCCGAAGGAATATTTCTTTTTTTCCTCAACAATGTCTATGGTGACATTATCCCCTTGAACGGTAAAAGGAACAAAGACTGTTTTTCCTGATATTCTGCCCACACCGTAGCCTTCATAAGCTGTATCGGTTATATCCAATGTATGAGTATTCATGACGCCGTGTTCAGAAAAGCTCTGTCCCAGTCTTTGTTTACAGGGTCAAAACCTTTATCTTTCAACGATTGGACAAATTCGGCTACAGACCTGTCATCTTCCACTTCAAACTGCTCACCCGTATGCTTTTCATTATGGTAGCCTCCGGGCTCCGTTTTGGAACCGGCGCTCATCTGTGTTACGCCGAGCGGCAGAATATTATCCCTGAAGTCAGCAGGCTCCCTTGTGGAAATAACCAGCCCAGCGTCATTTTTAAAAATTCTTAAGGCAAGCATACACTGGACCAGGTTCTTGTCACTGATAAACTGGTGGGGAGTAAAATTGCCGGCGGCTTTCCTGATTCTGGGGAATGAAATTGTAAAATGTGTTTTCCAGTAATTTTTCATCAGATAATCTGCATGCATTCCCACGAAGAACTCTTCCGTTCTGAAATCTTCAAGACCCATCAGAGCACCTATACCGACTGTTCTTATCCCTGCACTGGCTCCTCTTTCCGGTGATTCCAGCCTCCATAAATAATTGCGTTTCTTTCCTGCAGGATGCACCTGTGAATAGGTCTTTTCATTATACGTTTCCTGATAAATTGTAAGTCCGTCAACGCCTTCTTTATAAAGCTCGTAATAATTTTTTTCAGACAAAGGGTATATTTCAATGGATATGGATGAAAAGTATTTCCTGCATATATTTACAGCTTCTTTCAAATACTCCATATTCACAACATTCGGGGATTCCCCGGAAACCAGAAGTATATGGCGTATCCCCTGAGAAGATATAATTGTGGCTTCCTTTTCGATTTCACTAAAACTCAGAGTTTTTCGCTCGATATCATTTTTTCTGTTAAAACCGCAGTAGACACATGAATTGGTACATTCGTTTGAAAGATAAATAGGTGCATATAGTTTTATTGTTTTACCAAAACGCTGTCTTGTTATTTTACTTGCGGTTGACGCCATTTCTTCAAGCAAATTCTCAGCTGCGGGGCTCAGCAGAGTGGCAAAATCTTCAGCGGACTTTTCCGGTTTTGACAAAGCATTTTTCACATGTATGCTTTCTCTTGAATAAATAAAGTCTTTGATTCTATCCCACGTAAATTTTTCCTGCAACATTTTGTAAAAACTCAATATTTACTCTCCTTTTTAATCTCTTAAAAAACCTGTAAGCGGACTTGATGCTGATGCTTTGTCCTGTTCGGCGGGCTGACCCGCACTTATTGCCGTACACACCGCTTCAACAGCTAAACCAAAAGCTTTTGCCATTTTAACCGGATCCTCCGCTGTGGCAATGGCAGTGTTCACCAGCACAGCATCAGCTCCAAGTTCAAAAGCTTCACAGGCATGACTTATTTTTCCTATACCTGCATCAACAACAACCGGTATTTGTGACTGCTCTATAATAATTTTAATATTTTCCACTGTTTTTAAACCCTTATTACTGCCTATTGGTGCTCCCAGAGGCATTACGGTTACTGTTCCTATATCTTCGAGCCGCTTTGCCAGCACCGGATCGGCATTAATATACGGCAGAACGTTAAATCCGTCTTTTACCAGAATCTCGGCAGCTTTGTAAGTTTCCACAGGGTCGGGAAGAAGATAATTAGGGTCAGGTGTTACCTCCAGTTTGACCCATGGCTCACAGCCGGCTGCTCTGGCCAGTCTGCTCAATCTTACAGCTTCTTCTGCATCTCTGGCTCCGGAGGTGTTGGGCAGCAGAAGATATTTATCGGTGTCTATATGTGATAATATATTGTCTTCCGGATTATTAATATCAACGCGTCTTAACGCCACTGTAATAATTTCAGCACCGCTCGCCTCCAGTGCATTTTTCATGACGGTATTGGACGGAAATTTCCCTGTGCCTATCATCAACCTGCTCCGGAATGTTCTGCCTGCTATTTCCAGTTTGTTCTGAAACATTGTTCCTCCATTTTTATGTTAATGACTAAAATATAATTTTACCAGTAGTCTGTAAACATAAGAATTATATAAATTCTATTTATTTCACTTATATTTCAAGTTTTGCAATCACATAGCAAAGTGCGAAACTTGAGCCATATTTATTTCTTTTGATTCACTTTACGCCAACCTGTGTTTTTAAAAAATTCAGCAAACTTTAGCCTAAATATTAGGCTCTGCAGTTTAAATGTCAAATAATAAAAAAATATTTAAAAAACTTTTTTCTTAAGTATAATACTGCAACTTTAAGGGGGACCGGTGAAATACAGAGAGAGAATTTTAAGTTTATTGGCTGTACCCACAAGGTTTGCTAAGTTTTATCTGTTTCTGCTTTTATTTCTGGGACTTTCTTTTTTAAGCATCTACTTTGTATATAAGAAAATCGGCGGCAATAGTTTTGTATTTGATAAACAGCTGCTTTCATTTGATTTTCTGACATATATTTTGATTTTATTAATATTATATTTCCTTTTTGATGGCTTGAGACTGTATTTTGTGCTGAGAAGTATAAATGAAAAGGTACCGTTCAGAAACATTTTTAAATTAGTATTTATAAATATTTTTATTTCCAATGTAACACCTCTGGCAACCGGCGGAGGATTTGTTCAGATATTTTATCTTACCAAAAATGGTGTCCCCATGGGTAAAGCTTCGGCGGCTACGCTTATACGTACATTTCTGGCTGTTATATTTTTATTTATCGCAGCACCCCTTATAGTCTTTTTTGCTAAAATAGATCAGTTTTCCTACTTTTTGACCGATAGCATTTATACATATATTTTTATAATTCTGGCTTTATATTTTCTGGCATTTTATGTTGTGGTTTTTAAAAAAAGATACATTTGCTGCATTGTATATCTCTTTCTCAGACTTTTGCGTAAAATGCATTTTATCTCTCATTCCCGATTTTGCAGGTATAAATTCAAATCGATAAAGCAGATTATTTTATTTTCCAAAAGTCTTGCATGGTTTTTGCAGGGTGACATTAGATTTGTAGTATCCTCAATATTTTTTACTTTTATGTTTTTGATGTCTCTATTTACTTTTTCTGCTATAATTTTATGGCAGTTGGGCTATACTGTCGGCTATTTCGATATTGTGGGACTGCAGGTTGTTATTACATTCTTAATGTATTTTGCTCCCACCCCCGGAGCTTCAGGTGTTGCAGAAGGCGCTTACAGTATTCTTTTTTCAAGTTTTGTGTCCCAAAGCGATATAACACTTGTTACTGTAGCCTGGAGGTTCTTTACAATCTATCTCGGCGTTTTTATCGGAATGGTTGTTTTATATTGGGATCTTTTTCGTAAAGGTAAAAAGAGATGAAAGGAAAGAAACGCAAACTTAAAATTTTCTTTTATATAGATCTTCTCATTATTGCCATGCTTGTCGGTTATAAAGGGTATCTATATCTTTTTAAAACCAATTTTGAAGCACTCAATGTAAAAAATATTTCAGAAATTACAGAAATGCTGGGCAGCAGAGAGTCATTCAGTTTTGCTGTGATCGGAAATATACATAATTCCATAGGTGTTTTTGAAAAGAAGATTGTTCCGAGGATAAATTCTTCGGAAGCATCTTTTATGATTTCTGTCGGCAATGCTGTAAGTGACGGCGGAGAAGATAAATACATATCCATTTATTCCGGGCTGGAGATGCTTAATATTCCGTATGTTCTTACATTCGGTGTCAATGAGTACAGCAATTTTGGAAGTTTTAAGTTTTATGAATACTTCGGTCCTTATTACTTCAGTTTTAAAGCCGGCAGTACGCATTTTATTTTTCTGGATACTACGAAAAAAACATCCTTTATTTGGCAGAAAAAATGGCTTTCGGATAAACTGGCAGGGCTAAAAGATGAAAAAGTTTTTGTTTTTATGTGCAAAGCTCCTTTGGAGATAGATGTCTCCGGTATATTCGGCAATGAGTCAGATTATATATCTGAAGAAGACCGGCGCAAATTTTATCAAAATACCTTTTCACGCTTTAATGTGGATGCTGTATTTGCAGATAATCTGGGAATTTATCACAGGAAAGAAATTAACGGTGTCACTTATCTGGTTACAGGCGGCGGCGGAGGTTTTGTCCTGGATGATGAGAGAAGTTTCTATCATTTTCTGAAGGTTAATGTCTCAGGAGACAAGGTTTCTTATGAAGTGGTAAGAATTGGGGCATCCAGAAGCGGTTTTGTGGAAAGGCTGGAAAATTTGTGGTTGTTCATTCATTCGCTCTTTTATGTGGGGTTCCTGAATTTTCTGCTTATACTGTGTCTGTTTTTGCTTATTGCTGTTAAGCTTTACGATGCTGTTTTTGTGGAAAAAAATTATTATCAGGACTTCGACATAGATCCGGAACTTTTTGCCGGAAAAAAGATAAATGTGGCTATGTTTACCAATAATTATCTTCCTTTTATCGGCGGAGTTCCTGTTTCCATCCATCGGCTGAAAACCGGACTTAAAAAACTGGGAAACAGGGTTCTTATTTTTGCTCCTGACTATGGAGAGGAGGAAAAGGGTGATAAGGCTGATGTATACAGAGTTAAATCACTTTTTCATTACAGTAAGTTCAGGGACTTTCCCGTTGCCAATATTTTTTCAGGAAAGATATATAAAAGGCTGAAAATTTTTAATCCCGATATTATCCATGTCCACCACCCTTTCTGGATGGGACGTAAAGGGTATTATATGGCTAAAAAACTGAATGTGCCGCTTGTTTTTACATATCATACGCGTTTGGAGCTGTATGCTCATTATGTGCCGCTGCCAGGAATGCTTTTTAGGAATCTTATTTCACATTATATGGTAAGAAAATTTGCAAACAGATGTGATGGGGTAGTTGTTCCGACTTATTCGGCTGAAGAGTATCTCCGTGCTGTCGGAGTGAAAACACATATTACTGTTTTGCCCACCGGAATTGATTTTAAAAAATTTGAATCTATAGATAAATCAAAAGCTGAGGAAATAAGATCACGATATGTTTCGGATAATGAGTATTTACTTGTTACGGTTTCAAGACTGGGCAAAGAGAAAAATCTTGATTTTCTCCTTGACACTATCGCTTTTGTAAAAGAGAAAGCAGATTTTGATTTTAGGCTTATAATGCTTGGCGAAGGCCCGTACAGAGACGAACTGGAAAAGAAGATTGATGCTCTCAATCTTGGAAGTACGGTTTTTTTGACCGGAGCAGTTGAGCCTGATGATATGGGATATTATTATTCAGCCGCCGATCTTTTTGTTTTCACATCAAAATCCGAAACCCAGGGGATGGTTATTCTGGAAGCCATGTCCGCCGGATTACCGGTTCTCTCGGTGAGGTCGAGCGGTATCGATGATGTCGTCCAGAATGATTTCACCGGTTATAAAACTAAAGAAGATCCTAAGGTTTGGCTGGAAAAGCTTGAAAAGATACTTACCGACAAAAAGTTGTATATGAAACTTTCTGCAAATGCTCAAGATTTTGCTTCACACTATTCAACAGATGAAATTGCCGGTAAAATGCACGAATTTTATGCCCGCCTGCTGGCCGGCAGGCAATCCGATAAAAACAAATAAATTATTTGTTTACCTGTACATCATCATTTGGGTTGTTGGTGTCTTCTTCACTTTTATCAGACCACTCCTCCGTTTTCCCGCTTTGGGGTTTTGTAACTTTCTGGCATTTTTCGCAAATGGTCTGGCTTACAGGATTTTGATGCCCGCATTCACTGCATATCCATCCAAACCAGTCATGCGCTTCATTGGATACATTTTCACTCATTCTGACGCCACCTCCTTTTAGTATAACTATGTTAACAGAAAAGTAATTTGTCAATGTATTCGTGTTAAATGTTAAGTGTGAAGTAGGGAGGTTGTAAAGGTCGTAAGGGTTTTACGGGTTGTACAGGTAGTATAAGTTGTAGATGTCTCAAGATAGCAAGGTTTTAATTTCACTAACATTGAACCTTGAACTTTGAACATTGAACTAAATTTGCCGTGTTTCATGAATTGCTCAAGGCTTTTTGAATATCAATCATTATCATTTATCAAATAGTTCTTCTTAAACGTTGTCTTTTTGTCAAAAGACTTGAGCTGTTTTCTGCCCAGGTCCTTTACCAGTTTTTTCCTGTTGTCCTTTGCCTGTTTCATTGCTCTGCTTCCAGACGGGTCATAACGCGTAAACTGCGTGAAGCCGTTTTCAACTGAAGCTTGGGCATAATCTTTAGCTTTTTCCTGATACTGCACACATCGTTCTTTGAAATCAGGAATTTGTTTGGCTCTGATGAATTTCGACAATTCGGATAATTTAAATATGCTCATGTACTTTATGCTGCGTTTTAAGATATTCATTTCACGGGAAAAATAATTTTTATCGACACTCATTGTTGTCAAAAAATGATCACCGTAAAAGACAGAATTGTCCAGAAGGTATGTAAGTGTATGCTTTAGTTTTTTGTCATTGTAGGAATCTTCAGCACTTTCAACCAGGAAATGTGATAAAACTTTTTTTCTGCTGTATAAAAGGTAATTTTGCGGGACAAGGTAGTTATGGGCAATTACATCGGCTGACAAGTGCCCTGCATATCCGTGACAGAAAGCTTTCTCATCATCCGTTTCAGCATTGTTGAACAGCTTGGAGACAGTACTCCAGCTGTGTGTCTTAAGATTTTTTTTGAATTGTGATATATCCTTGAAAAGGTTGAAAAAATCGGGGAAAATGTTTCCCAGAAGAAAATGTATGGGATAATTTTTTATGATATAAAAATTAGTGGTTTCCAGTATATCCAGGCCTATTTTTATATGGGTATTGAAACCCCAGCAGAAACCGGAATCCACAAAAGCAAAAAGGAACACTAAGGAAAGTAA of the Flexistipes sp. genome contains:
- a CDS encoding HAMP domain-containing protein, whose amino-acid sequence is MAESQVSKMNEIEKSKFFSVKAKILLIFLISFGIIIAIWVRTYSYFSKNMIQNTEKILTDTSKDLSNYLQTWINFNFRQLNLLASMEEFKNMNPAQQKKILEKIPEKYPWVYLAFSTDIRGNNIARSDNNPLKDYSDRKYVKGIREGEPRSWQRLIGKTSGKPALVLSVPIKRDSRRVGVLAVAMTLKEISQYVTNWSRGKTGYAFLLDNKNYILAHKNPAFTRKMQQLPYKLKSKDEGNLSGFYHFTDKTGTQYVAKVEKTVFDWKLVVAQSSKEAYAQIIKVRNLMLIAVIVIILVVLPTIYLFTRALGNQIIKLSEIADSLSGGDLDVENNIKTNDEIGLLANSMRRLQRSLKLAKDMLEK
- a CDS encoding ParB/RepB/Spo0J family partition protein, which encodes MKNKSPLGRGLESLIPKSEAETKNVVELDISDIKPNPEQPRKNFDRESLNDLVESIKSKGVIQPLIVGKFENTFILIAGERRWRAAGLAGLKKVPVVVRDIKDEQEKLELAIIENIQRENLNPHELAAAYKNLMEKYGYSQEQVAAVVGKSRSAVANSLRLLFLPDEILKSLEKGSISEGHARALLGLNDKETILEVFRKILQKKLTVRQTEDLIKKLNKGSNIQPKKEDKSVFIKDIEEELENYFHTKVEVKHKKNGGTIEIKYSTQDELNRIINDLRGEK
- a CDS encoding zinc dependent phospholipase C family protein produces the protein MLKILLSLVFLFAFVDSGFCWGFNTHIKIGLDILETTNFYIIKNYPIHFLLGNIFPDFFNLFKDISQFKKNLKTHSWSTVSKLFNNAETDDEKAFCHGYAGHLSADVIAHNYLVPQNYLLYSRKKVLSHFLVESAEDSYNDKKLKHTLTYLLDNSVFYGDHFLTTMSVDKNYFSREMNILKRSIKYMSIFKLSELSKFIRAKQIPDFKERCVQYQEKAKDYAQASVENGFTQFTRYDPSGSRAMKQAKDNRKKLVKDLGRKQLKSFDKKTTFKKNYLINDND
- a CDS encoding class I SAM-dependent RNA methyltransferase; the encoded protein is MNTHTLDITDTAYEGYGVGRISGKTVFVPFTVQGDNVTIDIVEEKKKYSFGRLLKINSYSDHRGEKYCRHIGECGSCLFGHINHDSQIIIKKQIVKNAFRKREDFKIDSFLSNEPLNYRFRVNIKVKNGKIGFLKPKSHDIVQVEECPVMKPSLMSKINALKDYTDKIKDGKIYVIENEENKALLKTDCNFSNSTREQLLKIFDGISTPAGIEGAKCIPVKTAFGTFYTGFNGFSQSNRFLTDDFQKTVADMIPEGSRLLELYAGSGFLTLAAAVKAKHINAYEISGESVSLAKKAKIPNACFQKEDVDRNILRISVSFDTILANPGRKGMGKNVTEFIKRKKPESFIYVSCNPMTMSRDIHRIGEHYYMDKFYLLDLFPGTYHIECIAKLIKKQKVN
- a CDS encoding glycosyltransferase family 4 protein — its product is MKGKKRKLKIFFYIDLLIIAMLVGYKGYLYLFKTNFEALNVKNISEITEMLGSRESFSFAVIGNIHNSIGVFEKKIVPRINSSEASFMISVGNAVSDGGEDKYISIYSGLEMLNIPYVLTFGVNEYSNFGSFKFYEYFGPYYFSFKAGSTHFIFLDTTKKTSFIWQKKWLSDKLAGLKDEKVFVFMCKAPLEIDVSGIFGNESDYISEEDRRKFYQNTFSRFNVDAVFADNLGIYHRKEINGVTYLVTGGGGGFVLDDERSFYHFLKVNVSGDKVSYEVVRIGASRSGFVERLENLWLFIHSLFYVGFLNFLLILCLFLLIAVKLYDAVFVEKNYYQDFDIDPELFAGKKINVAMFTNNYLPFIGGVPVSIHRLKTGLKKLGNRVLIFAPDYGEEEKGDKADVYRVKSLFHYSKFRDFPVANIFSGKIYKRLKIFNPDIIHVHHPFWMGRKGYYMAKKLNVPLVFTYHTRLELYAHYVPLPGMLFRNLISHYMVRKFANRCDGVVVPTYSAEEYLRAVGVKTHITVLPTGIDFKKFESIDKSKAEEIRSRYVSDNEYLLVTVSRLGKEKNLDFLLDTIAFVKEKADFDFRLIMLGEGPYRDELEKKIDALNLGSTVFLTGAVEPDDMGYYYSAADLFVFTSKSETQGMVILEAMSAGLPVLSVRSSGIDDVVQNDFTGYKTKEDPKVWLEKLEKILTDKKLYMKLSANAQDFASHYSTDEIAGKMHEFYARLLAGRQSDKNK
- a CDS encoding lysylphosphatidylglycerol synthase transmembrane domain-containing protein, producing MKYRERILSLLAVPTRFAKFYLFLLLFLGLSFLSIYFVYKKIGGNSFVFDKQLLSFDFLTYILILLILYFLFDGLRLYFVLRSINEKVPFRNIFKLVFINIFISNVTPLATGGGFVQIFYLTKNGVPMGKASAATLIRTFLAVIFLFIAAPLIVFFAKIDQFSYFLTDSIYTYIFIILALYFLAFYVVVFKKRYICCIVYLFLRLLRKMHFISHSRFCRYKFKSIKQIILFSKSLAWFLQGDIRFVVSSIFFTFMFLMSLFTFSAIILWQLGYTVGYFDIVGLQVVITFLMYFAPTPGASGVAEGAYSILFSSFVSQSDITLVTVAWRFFTIYLGVFIGMVVLYWDLFRKGKKR
- a CDS encoding ParA family protein, with the translated sequence MGKIVAIANQKGGVGKTTTAVNLAAALAFAELKVLLIDMDPQANATSGLGFRPSKLKASIYDVIISDTPIESIISDTEIDQLFIAPSRIELTGAEVELVTVISRESRLKKSLKNITDKYDIIIIDCPPSLGLLTINSLTASNSVMIPLQCEYYALEGLSQLINTINLIKDNLNPDLEMEGILLTMYDHRNNLSREVHTQVKDYFKEKLFNTIIPRNVKLSEAPSYGKPIFSYDIRSKGSESYIELAREILKRL
- the thiH gene encoding 2-iminoacetate synthase ThiH yields the protein MSFYKMLQEKFTWDRIKDFIYSRESIHVKNALSKPEKSAEDFATLLSPAAENLLEEMASTASKITRQRFGKTIKLYAPIYLSNECTNSCVYCGFNRKNDIERKTLSFSEIEKEATIISSQGIRHILLVSGESPNVVNMEYLKEAVNICRKYFSSISIEIYPLSEKNYYELYKEGVDGLTIYQETYNEKTYSQVHPAGKKRNYLWRLESPERGASAGIRTVGIGALMGLEDFRTEEFFVGMHADYLMKNYWKTHFTISFPRIRKAAGNFTPHQFISDKNLVQCMLALRIFKNDAGLVISTREPADFRDNILPLGVTQMSAGSKTEPGGYHNEKHTGEQFEVEDDRSVAEFVQSLKDKGFDPVNKDWDRAFLNTAS
- a CDS encoding thiazole synthase; its protein translation is MFQNKLEIAGRTFRSRLMIGTGKFPSNTVMKNALEASGAEIITVALRRVDINNPEDNILSHIDTDKYLLLPNTSGARDAEEAVRLSRLARAAGCEPWVKLEVTPDPNYLLPDPVETYKAAEILVKDGFNVLPYINADPVLAKRLEDIGTVTVMPLGAPIGSNKGLKTVENIKIIIEQSQIPVVVDAGIGKISHACEAFELGADAVLVNTAIATAEDPVKMAKAFGLAVEAVCTAISAGQPAEQDKASASSPLTGFLRD